A single window of Scylla paramamosain isolate STU-SP2022 chromosome 41, ASM3559412v1, whole genome shotgun sequence DNA harbors:
- the LOC135092931 gene encoding uncharacterized protein LOC135092931 — protein sequence MAAVKPKVLVLGGCGFIGRYVVCELVEKQVCSSICVVDKVPPQIAWLNERQTKVFADECVTFRSANLINAASCASAFGEEEWDWVINAAGETKTGQVDAVYHEGIVHLSTNCAKEAAKKRVKVYLEVSAGTMASDDKVAHKETDSCTPWKVVGKCKYQVEEEIKAIPDLNWIIIRPATVYGVSDRTGLTTRLVFGAVYRHLNEPMKMLWDKNLYVNTVHVTDVARAVVWLCQREKVHQIYNVVDDNNTTQGHITEIVSDIFNINYDYWGNVFSKLAKTDTLGLVTDVNDKHLEPWAAVCSAGGLENTPLTPYIDQDSVQCSHLHLDGSKLRSEGFTYTFSKPTKELLVEILRDFITMKIFPANALPSQD from the exons ATGGCGGCGGTGAAACCCAAAGTGCTCGTTTTGGGAG GGTGTGGCTTCATCGGGCGTTACGTGGTGTGTGAGCTGGTGGAGAAGCAGGTGTGCTCCAGCATCTGTGTGGTAGACAAGGTGCCGCCACAGATCGCGTGGCTCAACGAGAGGCAGACAAAGGTGTTTGCTGATGAGTGTGTCACCTTTCGCAGCGCCAACCTCATCAAtgctg CCTCGTGTGCCAGTGCctttggggaggaggagtgggactGGGTGATCAATGCTGCCGGGGAGACCAAGACTGGACAG GTTGATGCAGTGTACCATGAGGGCATTGTTCACCTGTCCACCAACTGTGCTAAGGAGGCAGCCAAGAAGAGAGTCAAGGTGTACCTGGAGGTGTCAGCCGGCACTATGGCCTCGGATGACAAG gTGGCACACAAGGAAACAGACTCATGCACGCCCTGGAAGGTGGTGGGAAAGTGCAAGtaccaggtggaggaggagatcaagGCCATTCCAGACCTCAACTGGATCATCATCAGGCCAGCCACTGTGTACGGCGTCTCAGATCGCACCGGACTGA CCACGCGTCTTGTGTTTGGAGCTGTGTATCGCCACCTTAATGAGCCCATGAAGATGCTGTGGGACAAGAACCTCTATGTCAACACTGTGCATGTCACCGATGTTGCCAG GGCGGTGGTGTGGCTGTGTCAGAGGGAGAAGGTACACCAGATATACAACGTGGTGGACGACAACAACACCACACAGGGCCACATCACCGAGATTGTGTCCGACATCTTCAACATCAACTATGACTACTGGGGCAATGTGTTCTCCAAGCTGGCCAAg ACAGATACGCTGGGACTGGTTACAGATGTAAATGACAAGCATCTGGAGCCCTGGGCTGCAGTGTGCTCTGCTGGGGGTCTGGAGAACACGCCCCTCACTCCCTACATAGACCAGGACTCAGTGCAGTGTTCCCACCTCCACCTGGACGGCTCCAAGTTGCGGTCTGAGGGCTTCACGTACACTTTCTCCAAGCCTACCAAAGAGTTACTGGTGGAG ATTCTAAGGGACTTTATAACCATGAAGATCTTCCCCGCCAATGCACTACCCAGCCAGGATTAG